A stretch of Tenrec ecaudatus isolate mTenEca1 chromosome 2, mTenEca1.hap1, whole genome shotgun sequence DNA encodes these proteins:
- the MAT2B gene encoding methionine adenosyltransferase 2 subunit beta isoform X2, with translation MPEMPEDMEQEEVNIPSRRVLITGATGLLGRAVYKEFQQNNWHAVGCGFRRARPKFEQVNLLDSDAVHHIIDDFQPHVIVHCAAERRPDVVESQPDAAVQLNVDASGNLAKEAAMIGAFLIYISSDYVFDGTNPPYREDDIANPLNLYGKTKLEGEKAVLENNLGAAVLRIPVLYGEVEKLEESAVTIMFDKVQFSNKSANMDHWQQRFPTHVRDVASVCRQLAEKRMLDPSIKGTFHWSGNEQMTKYEMACAIADAFNLPTSHLRPITDSPVLGAQRPRNAQLDCSRLETLGIGQRTPFRIGIKDSLWPFLIDKRWRQTVFH, from the exons GAGGAAGTTAACATCCCCAGCAGGCGGGTTCTGATTACTGGTGCCACTGGGCTTCTTGGCAGAGCCGTATACAAGGAATTTCAACAGAATAATTGGCATGCTGTTGGCTGTGGCTTTCGAAGAGCAAGACCAAAATTTGAACAGGTTAATCTGTTGGATTCTGATGCAGTTCATCACATCATTGATGATTTTCAG CCCCATGTCATAGTGCATTGTGCAGCAGAGAGACGGCCAGATGTTGTAGAAAGCCAACCAGATGCTGCTGTTCAACTGAATGTGGATGCTTCTGGGAACTTAGCAAAGGAAGCAG CTATGATTGGAGCATTTCTAATCTATATTAGCTCAGATTATGTATTTGATGGAACAAATCCGCCTTACAGAGAAGACGACATAGCAAATCCTCTAAATTTGTATGGCAAAACAAAATTAGAAGGAGAAAAGGCGGTCCTGGAGAATAATTTAG GAGCTGCTGTTTTGAGAATTCCTGTTCTCTATGGAGAAGTAGAAAAGCTTGAAGAAAGTGCTGTGACTATTATGTTTGATAAAGTGCAATTCAGCAACAAGTCGGCCAACATGGACCACTGGCAGCAGCGGTTTCCCACTCATGTCAGGGACGTGGCTTCTGTGTGCCGTCAGTTAGCAGAGAAGAGGATGCTG GACCCATCAATTAAAGGCACCTTTCACTGGTCAGGAAACGAACAAATGACCAAGTATGAGATGGCATGTGCCATTGCAGATGCCTTCAACCTCCCTACCAGCCACTTGAGACCT ATTACTGACAGTCCAGTATTAGGAGCCCAGCGTCCGAGAAATGCTCAGCTTGACTGCTCGAGATTAGAGACCCTGGGCATTGGTCAGCGCACTCCATTTCGAATTGGAATCAAAGATTCACTCTGGCCATTCCTCATTGACAAGAGATGGAGACAGACGGTCTTTCATTAG
- the MAT2B gene encoding methionine adenosyltransferase 2 subunit beta isoform X1, which produces MVGREKELSIHFTPGNCRLLEEEVNIPSRRVLITGATGLLGRAVYKEFQQNNWHAVGCGFRRARPKFEQVNLLDSDAVHHIIDDFQPHVIVHCAAERRPDVVESQPDAAVQLNVDASGNLAKEAAMIGAFLIYISSDYVFDGTNPPYREDDIANPLNLYGKTKLEGEKAVLENNLGAAVLRIPVLYGEVEKLEESAVTIMFDKVQFSNKSANMDHWQQRFPTHVRDVASVCRQLAEKRMLDPSIKGTFHWSGNEQMTKYEMACAIADAFNLPTSHLRPITDSPVLGAQRPRNAQLDCSRLETLGIGQRTPFRIGIKDSLWPFLIDKRWRQTVFH; this is translated from the exons GAGGAAGTTAACATCCCCAGCAGGCGGGTTCTGATTACTGGTGCCACTGGGCTTCTTGGCAGAGCCGTATACAAGGAATTTCAACAGAATAATTGGCATGCTGTTGGCTGTGGCTTTCGAAGAGCAAGACCAAAATTTGAACAGGTTAATCTGTTGGATTCTGATGCAGTTCATCACATCATTGATGATTTTCAG CCCCATGTCATAGTGCATTGTGCAGCAGAGAGACGGCCAGATGTTGTAGAAAGCCAACCAGATGCTGCTGTTCAACTGAATGTGGATGCTTCTGGGAACTTAGCAAAGGAAGCAG CTATGATTGGAGCATTTCTAATCTATATTAGCTCAGATTATGTATTTGATGGAACAAATCCGCCTTACAGAGAAGACGACATAGCAAATCCTCTAAATTTGTATGGCAAAACAAAATTAGAAGGAGAAAAGGCGGTCCTGGAGAATAATTTAG GAGCTGCTGTTTTGAGAATTCCTGTTCTCTATGGAGAAGTAGAAAAGCTTGAAGAAAGTGCTGTGACTATTATGTTTGATAAAGTGCAATTCAGCAACAAGTCGGCCAACATGGACCACTGGCAGCAGCGGTTTCCCACTCATGTCAGGGACGTGGCTTCTGTGTGCCGTCAGTTAGCAGAGAAGAGGATGCTG GACCCATCAATTAAAGGCACCTTTCACTGGTCAGGAAACGAACAAATGACCAAGTATGAGATGGCATGTGCCATTGCAGATGCCTTCAACCTCCCTACCAGCCACTTGAGACCT ATTACTGACAGTCCAGTATTAGGAGCCCAGCGTCCGAGAAATGCTCAGCTTGACTGCTCGAGATTAGAGACCCTGGGCATTGGTCAGCGCACTCCATTTCGAATTGGAATCAAAGATTCACTCTGGCCATTCCTCATTGACAAGAGATGGAGACAGACGGTCTTTCATTAG